One genomic segment of Vagococcus intermedius includes these proteins:
- a CDS encoding WxL domain-containing protein, translated as MKKTILATVLLSSLVLGASVSSAAQSEEPGALDTKGTITFKEADNGGKPPVIVDPENPGEGEEKPGEGGEEVKPPVIIDPENPGEPGEGGQTNPNKGPLKLEFAPNFNFGKVQIAASEKEYSARKLNNPNNNNKEMNLYAQLVDSRDASSKGWILNLKASEFVETGDFEEGAERKQLADGASLVFAQPTINSGFENKTETFAEGDQKVGIGADGVDIANSEVKGRSTVVFSKGVKLVVPTAVAQSAYKDTTYQSDLTWTLSSGSASKVAMGTPATK; from the coding sequence ATGAAAAAAACAATTTTAGCAACCGTTTTATTATCAAGTTTAGTCTTAGGGGCATCTGTGTCGTCAGCAGCTCAAAGTGAAGAGCCAGGGGCACTTGATACAAAGGGAACAATAACATTTAAAGAAGCTGACAATGGGGGAAAACCACCGGTTATTGTTGATCCAGAAAATCCAGGTGAAGGAGAAGAAAAACCTGGAGAAGGTGGAGAAGAAGTTAAACCACCGGTTATTATTGATCCAGAAAATCCAGGAGAACCAGGAGAAGGGGGTCAAACTAATCCTAATAAAGGTCCTTTAAAACTAGAATTTGCCCCTAACTTTAACTTTGGAAAAGTTCAAATTGCTGCCTCAGAAAAAGAATATTCAGCGAGAAAACTTAATAACCCAAATAATAATAATAAAGAGATGAATTTATACGCTCAGTTAGTTGATTCACGTGATGCCTCATCTAAGGGTTGGATATTAAATTTAAAAGCCAGTGAGTTTGTAGAAACAGGTGATTTTGAAGAAGGCGCAGAGCGTAAACAGTTAGCTGATGGTGCATCATTAGTTTTTGCACAACCAACTATTAACAGTGGTTTTGAGAATAAAACAGAAACATTTGCTGAGGGCGATCAAAAGGTAGGAATAGGAGCTGATGGAGTGGACATTGCTAATTCAGAGGTTAAGGGTCGCTCAACCGTTGTCTTTAGTAAAGGTGTTAAATTAGTAGTGCCAACAGCTGTGGCACAATCAGCTTATAAAGATACAACGTACCAATCAGATTTAACGTGGACATTGTCATCAGGTTCAGCTAGCAAAGTAGCAATGGGGACACCTGCAACTAAGTAA
- a CDS encoding DUF916 and DUF3324 domain-containing protein, with protein sequence MKKFMIKCAIVLASLTAGSVSVLADEMTFQVDTVAPEKQMGENSGIYNLRLEPGEKTTVEVKVSNSADENRTIQVTPTDSKTLSSGSIDYTPSDKTKDKKEYKFESLAKTDKLVEFKAHETKNIPVEITMPAKEFKGVILGGLYLQEAADSAKSKSDKAEGMTINNKYAFTVPVMLSNNDEAGKAELKLNSVKADNVSGYNKVVAEIESTQKNILKEATIEGKVTRKGEKEVLHEHKLENVSFAPESKMNFGIDWTKDSFKPGTYVTAIKVTSPYGNWDWTKEFTIADKESKKMNEKAVDIEPEKPNYLMYGIFGLLLIVVLLLIYLIVSKRKKEAKEKND encoded by the coding sequence ATGAAAAAATTTATGATAAAATGTGCGATTGTCTTAGCTAGTTTGACCGCTGGTAGTGTAAGTGTTTTAGCCGATGAAATGACTTTCCAAGTCGACACAGTGGCACCAGAAAAGCAGATGGGTGAAAATAGCGGTATTTATAACTTGCGTTTAGAGCCAGGAGAAAAGACAACAGTTGAAGTGAAGGTTAGTAACAGTGCTGACGAAAATCGTACGATTCAGGTGACACCAACTGATAGTAAAACATTGTCAAGTGGTAGTATTGACTATACGCCTTCGGATAAAACAAAAGATAAAAAAGAATATAAATTTGAGTCGCTTGCTAAGACTGATAAATTAGTTGAATTTAAAGCGCATGAAACTAAAAATATTCCTGTAGAAATAACGATGCCAGCTAAAGAGTTTAAAGGAGTTATTTTAGGCGGTTTATATTTGCAAGAAGCAGCTGATTCAGCTAAGTCTAAAAGTGATAAGGCTGAAGGAATGACGATTAATAATAAATATGCTTTTACAGTCCCAGTCATGTTGTCTAATAATGATGAAGCAGGTAAAGCGGAATTAAAATTAAATTCAGTTAAAGCGGATAATGTCTCAGGTTATAACAAAGTCGTGGCTGAAATTGAAAGTACACAAAAAAATATTTTAAAAGAAGCAACGATTGAGGGGAAAGTAACCCGTAAAGGTGAAAAAGAAGTGTTACATGAACATAAACTAGAGAATGTCTCATTTGCACCAGAAAGTAAAATGAATTTTGGGATTGATTGGACAAAAGATAGCTTTAAACCAGGGACGTACGTCACAGCAATTAAAGTAACATCACCTTATGGTAATTGGGATTGGACGAAAGAGTTTACCATTGCAGATAAAGAATCAAAAAAAATGAATGAAAAAGCAGTGGATATTGAACCTGAAAAACCTAATTATTTAATGTATGGCATTTTTGGGCTGTTACTTATTGTTGTTTTATTATTAATTTATTTGATTGTTTCTAAGCGTAAAAAAGAAGCTAAAGAGAAAAATGATTAG
- a CDS encoding WxL domain-containing protein — protein MKKTLISTILLSTLVLGGAQAFAADSATNVGSKGTIGFTDGGVDPENPEEPKEPEITDPNNPGEPGEKPGDKPGGTENPNQGSLKVEYVPNFQFNTQKVSKKTERYSATPANYDKEEEKLSKPLFAQVSDLRVKEADALTPWTLTLAASPFDNELAEGSTIELNDVSLISANDESTKLTEQIKVPTTGEATTLVEEGASGLSVVRFGEAKEMKTDDEVKAYKGVQLVVPSKVSLSATKGVEYTTSLTWNLTAGDIDEASQGTPELEA, from the coding sequence ATGAAAAAGACACTTATTTCAACAATTTTATTATCAACATTAGTTCTGGGAGGCGCACAAGCTTTTGCTGCAGATTCAGCGACTAACGTAGGATCAAAAGGAACGATTGGTTTTACAGATGGTGGAGTTGATCCAGAAAATCCAGAAGAGCCAAAAGAACCAGAGATTACTGACCCAAATAACCCAGGCGAACCAGGTGAAAAACCAGGAGATAAACCAGGGGGAACAGAAAATCCAAATCAAGGAAGTTTGAAAGTAGAGTATGTCCCTAACTTCCAATTTAATACCCAAAAAGTATCGAAAAAAACAGAAAGATACTCAGCAACACCAGCAAATTATGACAAAGAGGAAGAAAAATTATCTAAACCATTATTTGCCCAAGTATCTGATTTACGTGTGAAAGAAGCTGATGCTTTAACACCATGGACCTTAACGTTAGCAGCAAGTCCATTTGATAATGAGTTAGCTGAAGGTAGCACAATTGAATTAAATGATGTGTCATTAATTTCAGCTAATGATGAATCAACTAAATTAACTGAGCAAATTAAAGTGCCAACAACTGGCGAAGCGACAACTCTTGTTGAAGAGGGAGCGAGTGGTTTATCAGTTGTGAGATTTGGGGAAGCTAAAGAGATGAAGACAGATGATGAGGTTAAGGCTTATAAAGGCGTTCAATTAGTTGTGCCAAGTAAAGTATCACTATCAGCTACTAAAGGGGTAGAATATACAACTTCACTGACATGGAACTTGACTGCAGGAGATATTGATGAAGCCTCTCAAGGGACACCTGAACTTGAAGCATAA